In Gammaproteobacteria bacterium, a genomic segment contains:
- a CDS encoding DUF3501 family protein, which yields MNAAQLSREDLYSLEKYAEVRPDFRAKIMAHKKVRVVPVGPNVTLHFEDRMTMQYQIQEMLRAEKIFEAAGIQEELDAYNPLIPDGQNWKATMMIEFDDPAERRRRLAVLHGIEVKTWVQVAGFDKVFPIANEDLDRETEEKTSSVHFLRFELTPEMCAAAKQGAAIGIGISHPEYNHAIEALPDVVRDSLVSDLD from the coding sequence ATGAACGCTGCGCAACTGAGCCGCGAGGATCTGTATTCCCTGGAAAAGTATGCCGAGGTGCGTCCCGACTTTCGTGCCAAGATCATGGCGCACAAGAAGGTGCGCGTGGTACCGGTCGGCCCTAACGTGACCCTGCACTTCGAGGACCGCATGACCATGCAGTATCAGATCCAGGAGATGCTGCGTGCGGAAAAGATCTTCGAGGCGGCGGGTATTCAGGAAGAGCTCGATGCGTACAACCCGCTTATTCCGGACGGGCAGAACTGGAAAGCGACGATGATGATCGAGTTCGACGATCCGGCGGAACGGCGTCGCCGGCTTGCCGTTCTTCACGGTATTGAAGTCAAGACTTGGGTGCAGGTCGCGGGATTCGACAAGGTGTTCCCTATTGCGAACGAGGATCTGGATCGCGAGACCGAAGAGAAGACCTCGTCGGTGCATTTCCTGCGCTTCGAGCTTACCCCGGAAATGTGCGCCGCCGCCAAGCAGGGTGCGGCTATCGGCATAGGAATTTCGCACCCGGAATACAACCACGCCATCGAGGCCCTGCCTGATGTCGTGCGTGACTCGCTGGTCAGTGATCTGGACTGA
- a CDS encoding ferritin-like domain-containing protein, translated as MTSEGYHEPLEELTVETRDMHRALVSLMEELEAVDWYQQRVDACADEELKAILAHNRDEEKEHAAMVLEWIRRHDPKFDKELRDYLFTDKPIATLEKSVKG; from the coding sequence ATGACTAGCGAAGGCTATCACGAACCCCTGGAAGAGCTGACCGTCGAAACGCGCGACATGCACCGCGCGCTGGTTTCCCTGATGGAGGAACTGGAAGCGGTCGACTGGTATCAGCAGCGTGTCGACGCCTGTGCGGACGAAGAGCTCAAAGCGATCCTGGCGCACAATCGTGACGAAGAAAAGGAACATGCGGCCATGGTGCTGGAGTGGATTCGCCGCCACGATCCCAAGTTCGACAAGGAGCTGCGGGACTACCTGTTCACCGACAAGCCCATCGCCACGCTCGAGAAATCGGTCAAGGGCTGA
- a CDS encoding heterodisulfide reductase-related iron-sulfur binding cluster: MSAPTEGQREGNLEAPTRHPLNWQDPEFYDESALFKELERVYDICHGCRRCVSLCNSFPTLFDLVDESETMEVDGVKKEDYWQVVDHCYLCDLCYMTKCPYVPPHPWEVDFPHLMLRAKAVRYKQQGASFRDRMLSSTDTVGRLAGIPVVVQAVNAANSNPSMRKMLEKTLGVDAGAILPKYHSKTGRDRLKGHHSTVTPEPTEETTGRVALFATCYGNYNEPHLAEDLLKVFEHNGIEVTTVEKEQCCGMPKLELGDLDAVAAAKDANIPQLLRMIDAGYDIIAPVPSCVLMFKQELPLMFPDDADVQRVKARIFDPFEYLMLRHKDGKLNTDFKQSLGKVAYHASCHLRVQNMGLKTRDLLGMVPDTELEVIERCSGHDGTYAVKQEFHEISMKICRPVVSRVQKAEVDHYSSDCPMAGHQIENGLKDDREPEHPLTLLRKAYGL, from the coding sequence ATGTCTGCGCCCACCGAAGGACAGCGAGAAGGGAATCTCGAAGCCCCGACGCGCCACCCGCTGAACTGGCAAGACCCCGAGTTTTACGACGAGTCAGCCCTGTTCAAGGAATTGGAGCGGGTCTACGACATCTGTCACGGGTGTCGACGTTGCGTGAGTCTGTGCAATTCTTTTCCCACGCTGTTCGATCTGGTGGACGAGTCCGAGACCATGGAGGTCGACGGCGTCAAGAAGGAAGATTACTGGCAGGTCGTGGACCACTGTTACCTCTGCGACCTGTGCTACATGACCAAGTGCCCCTACGTGCCGCCGCATCCCTGGGAAGTGGATTTCCCGCATCTCATGCTGCGTGCCAAGGCGGTGCGTTACAAGCAGCAGGGCGCCAGCTTCCGCGACCGCATGCTGAGTTCGACGGATACCGTCGGGCGGCTGGCGGGCATCCCGGTCGTTGTCCAGGCCGTGAATGCCGCCAACAGCAACCCCTCCATGCGCAAGATGCTGGAGAAGACGCTGGGCGTGGATGCCGGTGCGATCCTGCCGAAGTATCATTCCAAGACCGGCCGCGACCGGCTCAAGGGGCATCACAGTACGGTGACCCCCGAACCGACCGAGGAGACGACCGGGCGCGTGGCGCTGTTCGCCACCTGCTACGGTAACTACAACGAACCGCACCTGGCCGAAGATCTGCTCAAGGTGTTCGAGCACAACGGCATCGAGGTGACGACCGTCGAGAAGGAGCAGTGCTGCGGCATGCCCAAGCTCGAGCTCGGCGACCTGGATGCCGTGGCGGCCGCGAAGGACGCCAACATTCCCCAGCTTCTGCGCATGATCGATGCGGGTTACGACATCATCGCCCCGGTGCCTTCCTGCGTGCTGATGTTCAAGCAGGAACTGCCGTTGATGTTTCCGGACGATGCGGATGTGCAGCGCGTGAAGGCGCGCATCTTCGACCCGTTCGAGTACCTGATGCTGCGCCACAAGGACGGCAAGCTGAACACCGATTTCAAACAGTCGCTCGGCAAGGTGGCCTACCATGCCTCCTGCCACCTGCGCGTGCAGAATATGGGGCTCAAGACCCGGGATCTGCTCGGCATGGTGCCGGACACCGAACTCGAGGTGATCGAGCGCTGTTCGGGCCACGACGGAACCTATGCGGTGAAGCAGGAGTTTCACGAGATTTCCATGAAAATCTGCCGGCCGGTGGTCAGCCGGGTCCAGAAGGCGGAAGTCGACCACTACTCGAGCGACTGCCCCATGGCCGGGCATCAGATCGAAAATGGTCTCAAGGACGACCGCGAACCGGAACACCCCTTGACGCTGTTGCGCAAGGCGTATGGTCTGTAA
- a CDS encoding rubrerythrin family protein, which produces MSLKGSQTEGNLKDAFAGESQANRRYLYFAAKADVEGFNDVAAVFRSTAEGETGHAHGHLEYLEECGDPATGLPFGGTEANLKTAIAGETHEYTDMYPGMAKTARDEGFDEIADWFETLAKAERSHANRFQKALDTLGQ; this is translated from the coding sequence ATGTCCCTTAAAGGCAGCCAGACTGAAGGAAATCTGAAGGACGCATTTGCAGGTGAATCCCAGGCCAACCGTCGTTACCTGTACTTCGCCGCCAAGGCGGACGTGGAAGGCTTCAACGACGTTGCCGCCGTGTTCCGTTCCACCGCCGAAGGTGAGACCGGCCATGCCCACGGTCACCTGGAATACCTCGAGGAATGTGGCGATCCGGCCACCGGTCTGCCTTTCGGCGGTACCGAAGCCAATCTGAAGACCGCCATCGCCGGCGAGACCCACGAATACACCGACATGTATCCGGGTATGGCCAAGACCGCACGCGATGAAGGTTTCGACGAGATTGCCGACTGGTTCGAAACCCTGGCCAAGGCGGAGCGTTCCCACGCCAACCGCTTCCAGAAGGCCCTGGACACCCTGGGTCAGTAA
- a CDS encoding exodeoxyribonuclease VII small subunit, with protein KKTDEKLDFEQALQELETLVDRLEKGDLSLEESLQAFERGITLTRTCQSALEDAEQKVRQLTAEGEKDLDAPDEEA; from the coding sequence AAAAAAACAGACGAAAAACTTGATTTCGAGCAGGCCCTGCAGGAGCTTGAAACCCTAGTTGACCGTCTGGAAAAGGGCGACCTGAGCCTGGAGGAATCGCTCCAGGCCTTCGAGCGCGGCATCACCCTCACCCGCACCTGCCAAAGCGCCCTGGAAGATGCCGAACAGAAGGTTCGTCAGCTGACCGCCGAAGGGGAGAAGGATCTCGACGCGCCCGACGAAGAGGCATGA
- the ispA gene encoding (2E,6E)-farnesyl diphosphate synthase, with protein sequence MERTLATLQARIETVLDRHLPADEIHPGRLHEAMRYSVLGGGKRIRPVLVYATAQALGLPLQRVDGIAAAVELIHVYSLIHDDLPAMDDDALRRGKPTCHIAFDEATAILAGDALQALAFQILAQDPDMVQAAELRLRIIGTLAQAAGSRGMAGGQAIDLASVGKQLDIAELEDMHIHKTGALIRASVVMAALSNPDTDQHTLDRLDHYAKNVGLAFQIRDDILDIEGDTETLGKTQGADVSLNKPTYPAILGLEESKQQARLLYQEAMDALTDFGPDAELLRWIAGFIVSRIS encoded by the coding sequence ATGGAGCGTACGCTCGCAACGCTGCAAGCGCGCATAGAAACGGTTCTGGACCGGCACCTGCCCGCCGATGAGATTCACCCCGGCCGTCTGCACGAGGCGATGCGCTACAGCGTGCTCGGCGGCGGCAAGCGCATCCGGCCGGTTCTGGTGTACGCAACGGCCCAGGCGCTGGGACTGCCGTTGCAGCGGGTCGACGGCATCGCCGCGGCCGTGGAACTCATCCACGTCTACTCGCTGATCCACGACGACCTGCCGGCGATGGACGACGACGCGTTGAGGCGCGGCAAACCCACCTGCCATATCGCCTTCGACGAAGCCACCGCCATCCTGGCCGGCGACGCCCTGCAGGCGCTCGCCTTCCAGATCCTCGCCCAGGATCCCGACATGGTACAGGCGGCGGAACTCCGGCTGCGGATCATCGGCACCCTGGCCCAGGCGGCCGGCTCGCGCGGCATGGCGGGCGGACAGGCCATCGACCTAGCCTCGGTCGGCAAGCAGCTGGATATCGCCGAACTGGAGGACATGCACATCCACAAGACCGGCGCACTGATCCGGGCCAGCGTGGTGATGGCGGCGCTCTCCAATCCCGATACCGATCAGCACACCCTGGACCGCCTCGATCATTACGCCAAGAACGTCGGTCTCGCCTTTCAGATCCGTGACGACATCCTGGATATCGAAGGCGATACCGAAACCCTGGGCAAGACCCAGGGCGCGGACGTCTCGCTGAACAAACCCACCTACCCCGCCATCCTCGGCCTGGAGGAATCCAAACAGCAGGCCCGCCTGCTGTATCAGGAAGCCATGGATGCACTGACCGATTTTGGCCCCGACGCCGAGCTGCTACGCTGGATCGCAGGCTTTATCGTCAGCCGTATCAGCTGA
- the dxs gene encoding 1-deoxy-D-xylulose-5-phosphate synthase, whose amino-acid sequence MTQPDYPLLEGIDSPADLRALPQKSLRAVCDELRRFLLQSVSSSGGHLAANLGVVELTVALHYVFQTPDDRLVWDVGHQTYPHKVLTGRRDRLHTIRQKDGLSGFPSRSESPYDAFGVGHSSTSISAALGMALAAERAGEDRQSVAIIGDGAMTAGMAYEALNHAGDLKANLLVILNDNEMSISPNVGALNKYFARVLSGRIYSTMREGGKQVLKNMPPMWELARRAEEHMKGMIIPGTLFEEMGFQYFGPIDGHDVDGLVKMLHNLHGLQGPRLLHISTRKGKGYAPAEADPVAYHGVGRFDPDTGLTAGKTGGAPTYTEVFGSWLCDMAEQDERLLAITPAMREGSGLVEFSERFPERYFDVGIAEQHAVTLAAGMACENAKPVVAIYSTFLQRGYDQLIHDVALQNLPVLFALDRAGLVGPDGATHAGSFDLSYLRCIPNLVVMAPADENECRQMLYTGYRHAGPAAVRYPRGKGPGAAVQAEMQAIPLGKAQQLRKGKRIALLSFGGLLQEARAAAEALDATLINMRFVKPLDTEMILRLANSHELLVTVEDNVIGGGAGSAVNECLAEHDHRACLLNLGLPDRFIEHGAREALLAECGLDAAGIRHAVEAWINNGDCEGRRPQLIS is encoded by the coding sequence ATGACACAGCCTGACTATCCGTTGCTCGAGGGCATCGACAGCCCCGCCGACTTGCGCGCCCTGCCGCAAAAGTCGCTACGGGCTGTGTGCGACGAACTGCGCCGATTCCTGCTGCAGTCGGTATCGAGTTCGGGGGGGCATCTCGCCGCGAATCTCGGCGTGGTGGAGCTGACCGTCGCCCTGCACTATGTCTTCCAGACACCTGATGACCGCCTGGTCTGGGATGTGGGACACCAGACTTATCCCCATAAGGTATTGACCGGACGCCGCGACCGCCTGCACACCATTCGCCAGAAGGACGGCCTGTCCGGCTTCCCGAGCCGTAGCGAAAGCCCGTACGACGCCTTCGGCGTGGGACATTCCAGCACCTCCATCAGCGCGGCGCTGGGCATGGCGCTGGCCGCGGAACGCGCCGGCGAAGACCGGCAGAGCGTGGCCATCATCGGCGACGGCGCGATGACGGCTGGCATGGCCTACGAGGCCCTGAATCACGCCGGCGACCTCAAGGCCAATCTGCTGGTCATCCTCAACGACAACGAAATGTCCATCTCCCCCAACGTCGGGGCGCTTAACAAATACTTCGCGCGCGTGCTGTCCGGGCGCATTTACTCGACCATGCGCGAGGGCGGCAAGCAGGTGCTCAAGAACATGCCACCTATGTGGGAACTGGCGCGCCGCGCCGAAGAGCACATGAAGGGCATGATCATCCCCGGCACCCTGTTCGAGGAGATGGGATTCCAGTACTTCGGCCCCATCGACGGCCACGACGTCGACGGCCTGGTAAAGATGCTGCACAACCTGCACGGACTGCAGGGCCCCCGCCTGCTCCACATCAGCACCCGCAAGGGCAAGGGGTACGCCCCGGCCGAGGCCGACCCGGTCGCCTACCACGGCGTGGGACGCTTCGACCCCGATACCGGCCTGACCGCCGGCAAGACCGGCGGCGCCCCCACCTATACCGAGGTCTTCGGTTCCTGGCTCTGCGACATGGCCGAACAAGACGAGCGCCTGCTCGCCATCACCCCGGCCATGCGCGAAGGCTCGGGGCTGGTCGAATTCTCCGAGCGCTTCCCGGAACGCTATTTCGACGTGGGCATTGCCGAACAGCACGCGGTGACCCTGGCCGCGGGCATGGCCTGCGAGAATGCCAAACCCGTGGTCGCCATTTATTCCACCTTTTTGCAGCGCGGCTACGACCAGCTGATTCACGACGTGGCGCTGCAGAACCTGCCGGTATTGTTCGCCCTCGACCGCGCCGGCCTGGTCGGCCCGGACGGCGCCACCCACGCCGGCAGCTTCGACCTCTCCTATCTGCGCTGCATCCCGAATCTGGTGGTGATGGCGCCCGCCGACGAAAACGAGTGCCGGCAGATGCTGTATACCGGCTACCGACATGCAGGCCCGGCAGCCGTACGCTACCCGCGTGGCAAGGGCCCGGGCGCGGCGGTTCAGGCCGAGATGCAGGCCATTCCGCTGGGCAAGGCCCAGCAACTGCGCAAGGGCAAGCGCATCGCCCTGCTTTCCTTCGGGGGGCTGCTGCAAGAGGCGCGGGCCGCCGCGGAGGCACTCGATGCCACCCTTATCAACATGCGCTTCGTCAAACCGCTGGACACCGAGATGATCCTGCGCCTGGCCAACAGCCACGAACTCCTGGTGACCGTGGAGGACAACGTCATCGGCGGGGGCGCCGGCAGCGCCGTCAACGAATGCCTGGCCGAGCACGACCACCGCGCCTGCCTGCTCAACCTAGGCCTGCCCGACCGCTTTATCGAACACGGCGCACGCGAGGCGCTGCTGGCCGAGTGCGGCCTGGACGCCGCCGGCATCCGCCATGCCGTGGAGGCCTGGATCAACAATGGGGATTGCGAGGGACGCCGCCCTCAGTTAATATCCTAG
- the queD gene encoding 6-carboxytetrahydropterin synthase QueD, whose amino-acid sequence MPGRFTLKILTDFASAHTLRDYPGDCARMHGHNWKVEAEVEAETLNETGMAIDFKDIKQAAREIAGRLDHRYLNELEPFTELNPTAEHIAQYFFRELGKQLDRPGLRVSSVTLWETDRACVRYSED is encoded by the coding sequence ATGCCCGGCCGCTTCACGCTCAAGATTCTCACCGACTTCGCTTCGGCGCATACCCTGCGGGATTACCCCGGGGACTGTGCGCGCATGCATGGCCACAACTGGAAGGTCGAAGCGGAGGTCGAGGCGGAGACCCTGAATGAAACCGGCATGGCCATCGACTTCAAGGACATCAAACAGGCTGCGCGCGAGATCGCCGGACGGCTGGATCATCGTTATCTCAACGAACTGGAGCCGTTCACCGAACTCAATCCCACCGCGGAGCACATCGCCCAATACTTCTTCCGCGAACTCGGCAAGCAATTGGACCGGCCCGGGTTGCGCGTCTCGTCGGTTACCCTGTGGGAAACCGACCGCGCCTGTGTGCGCTATAGTGAGGACTGA
- the folE2 gene encoding GTP cyclohydrolase FolE2 produces MSRTAPQVIDSIPDVQATADTRQIAINKVGIKDIRHPIRVADRSGGEQHTIATFSMYVNLPKHFKGTHMSRFVEILNRHEREITVKSFRDMLGEMTGRLEAESGHIEMHFPYFVMKSAPVSGVQSLMDYEVSFIGEIHKNKPQMNVKVSVPVTSLCPCSKKISDYGAHNQRSHVTVSVRTNKFIWVEDLIDLVEQEASCELFGLLKRPDEKYVTEKAYDNPKFVEDMVRDIAVRLNADDRVLGYVVESENFESIHNHSAYAMIEYDKESEE; encoded by the coding sequence ATGAGCAGGACCGCCCCGCAAGTGATCGATTCCATCCCTGATGTGCAGGCCACGGCGGATACCCGTCAGATCGCCATCAACAAGGTCGGCATCAAGGACATCCGCCACCCCATCCGGGTCGCGGACCGCAGCGGCGGTGAACAACACACCATCGCCACCTTCAGCATGTACGTGAACCTGCCCAAGCATTTCAAGGGCACTCACATGTCCCGTTTCGTGGAAATCCTCAACCGCCACGAACGTGAGATCACCGTAAAGTCCTTCCGCGATATGCTGGGGGAAATGACCGGGCGGCTGGAGGCTGAATCCGGCCACATCGAAATGCATTTCCCCTACTTCGTCATGAAGTCCGCGCCGGTATCCGGCGTGCAGAGCCTGATGGACTACGAAGTGAGCTTTATCGGCGAGATACACAAAAACAAGCCGCAGATGAACGTCAAGGTCAGCGTGCCGGTGACCAGCCTGTGCCCCTGCTCGAAGAAGATCTCCGACTACGGCGCGCACAACCAGCGCTCCCACGTGACCGTCAGCGTGCGCACCAACAAATTCATCTGGGTGGAAGACCTCATCGACCTGGTCGAACAGGAGGCCTCCTGCGAACTCTTCGGCCTGCTCAAACGCCCGGACGAGAAATACGTCACCGAAAAGGCCTACGACAACCCCAAGTTCGTAGAAGATATGGTGCGGGATATCGCCGTGCGCCTGAATGCCGACGACCGCGTCCTGGGTTACGTGGTGGAATCCGAAAACTTCGAATCCATCCACAACCACTCCGCTTACGCCATGATCGAGTACGACAAGGAAAGCGAAGAATAA
- a CDS encoding MBL fold metallo-hydrolase has translation MLRFASLGSGSKGNATLVESGGTRVLVDCGFSVREVERRLAVLGMEASQLTALVISHEHTDHIRGAAPLSRRYGLPIWMTSGTMVMGRDLPAEHCELFHPHEPFEIHGLEIQPYPVPHDAREPCQFVFSDGQWRLGILTDAGGITPHVTEVLSGCEGLLLECNHDADMLAAGPYPPSLKARVGGPYGHLANTQAEALLKSMDTGRLRHLVGMHLSEQNNTPDLARDALCSGVGCEPEWLEVADQEGGFGWRELR, from the coding sequence ATGTTGCGGTTCGCCTCGCTCGGCAGTGGCAGCAAGGGAAACGCCACCCTGGTCGAGTCGGGCGGCACCCGCGTGCTCGTCGACTGCGGCTTCTCGGTGCGAGAAGTCGAACGGCGTCTGGCCGTGCTGGGCATGGAGGCGAGCCAGCTTACCGCGCTGGTTATCAGTCACGAGCATACCGATCATATCCGCGGAGCCGCGCCGCTGTCCCGTCGCTACGGCCTGCCGATCTGGATGACCAGCGGTACCATGGTCATGGGTCGCGACCTGCCCGCCGAACACTGCGAGCTGTTCCATCCCCACGAGCCTTTCGAGATCCACGGGCTCGAGATCCAGCCGTATCCCGTGCCTCACGACGCCCGCGAGCCCTGCCAATTCGTGTTCAGCGACGGGCAGTGGCGTCTGGGCATCCTGACCGACGCGGGCGGGATCACGCCGCATGTGACGGAAGTGCTTTCAGGTTGTGAGGGCCTGTTGCTGGAATGTAATCACGATGCGGACATGCTGGCCGCCGGTCCATATCCGCCGTCCCTCAAGGCGCGCGTCGGCGGTCCTTACGGACACCTGGCCAACACGCAGGCGGAGGCGTTGCTGAAGAGTATGGATACCGGCCGGCTCAGGCATCTGGTCGGGATGCATCTGTCCGAGCAGAACAACACACCCGATCTGGCACGCGATGCTTTATGTAGCGGCGTCGGCTGCGAGCCCGAGTGGCTGGAGGTGGCCGACCAGGAAGGCGGGTTCGGTTGGCGGGAATTGCGGTGA
- the bamC gene encoding outer membrane protein assembly factor BamC: MSFVRILTLLFAASLLLAGCASDTNPDGSLKYSQTQPLPPLDVPPDLTKPELSGQYEIPEAQQGTVSALALEKQQQQAQPAPGTAAGGAAPAAAHGVLPQYAGLQVRRDGDMYWLESQSTPDQLWPRLLAFWRKQGLEIKKADPKTGLMVTDWAESKAGVPTGIMKYFGNLYDAGERDKYRLRLERTTSGGTDIFLTHEGAHQVVLDQDVTKWQLTPPNPERQAEMLTRLMVFLGSSEDEAKQAVASAQDQGALKTNLTSGDRPTLMVAADYPRVWRRLGIALDRAGLPVQDSDQDKGVYYVSYQSEPGDKPGFFARLLGGDKSKQGVDLDTGAPLKVYAEAQGDQVAIRIVDAKDHPLPAGASSILLKRIQTALK; this comes from the coding sequence ATGAGTTTTGTGCGTATCCTGACGCTGTTGTTTGCGGCGAGCCTGCTGTTGGCCGGTTGTGCCAGCGACACCAATCCCGACGGCTCACTCAAATATTCCCAGACCCAGCCGCTGCCCCCGCTGGACGTACCGCCGGACCTGACCAAGCCGGAGCTCTCCGGTCAATACGAGATCCCCGAGGCGCAGCAGGGTACGGTCAGCGCACTGGCGCTGGAAAAACAGCAACAGCAGGCACAGCCCGCGCCCGGTACCGCCGCAGGCGGTGCTGCGCCAGCCGCTGCGCACGGCGTGCTGCCCCAGTATGCCGGTCTGCAGGTGCGGCGCGACGGTGATATGTACTGGCTCGAAAGCCAGAGCACGCCGGATCAGCTCTGGCCCCGACTGCTGGCCTTCTGGCGCAAGCAGGGCCTGGAGATCAAGAAGGCCGACCCCAAGACCGGCCTGATGGTTACCGACTGGGCCGAGAGCAAGGCAGGCGTTCCCACCGGCATCATGAAGTATTTCGGCAACCTGTACGATGCCGGGGAGCGGGACAAGTACCGCCTGCGCCTGGAACGGACCACCAGCGGCGGCACGGATATCTTTCTCACTCATGAGGGCGCCCACCAGGTCGTGCTCGACCAGGACGTGACCAAATGGCAGCTTACGCCGCCCAATCCCGAACGCCAGGCCGAAATGCTCACACGCCTGATGGTGTTCCTAGGCTCCAGCGAGGATGAGGCCAAACAGGCCGTCGCCTCCGCACAGGATCAGGGTGCTCTGAAGACCAATCTGACGAGCGGCGACCGTCCGACGCTGATGGTGGCTGCGGATTACCCGCGGGTCTGGCGCCGCCTCGGCATCGCCCTGGACCGTGCCGGGCTGCCGGTGCAGGACAGCGATCAGGACAAGGGCGTCTATTACGTCTCCTATCAGTCCGAGCCCGGCGATAAGCCAGGATTTTTCGCGCGCCTGCTCGGTGGCGACAAGTCCAAGCAGGGCGTTGATCTGGACACGGGCGCGCCGCTGAAGGTCTATGCCGAGGCGCAGGGCGATCAGGTCGCGATCCGCATCGTCGACGCCAAAGACCACCCTCTTCCGGCCGGGGCGTCGAGCATCCTCCTGAAGCGGATTCAAACCGCCCTGAAGTAA
- the dapA gene encoding 4-hydroxy-tetrahydrodipicolinate synthase translates to MFHGSLVALVTPMDEEGGVDDAALANLIEFHVSNGTDAIVAVGTTGESATLDFDEHCRVIQRVVELAAGRIPVIAGTGSNSTAEAIELTRCAMQGGADAALLVTPYYNKPTQEGLYRHFRAVAEAVPIPQILYNVPGRTAVDMRNETVERLADISNVVGIKDATGDLERGRDLIERVRGRMDVYSGDDATAMELILAGGKGDVSVTANVVPAEMHAVCEAALRGDRAEAERLNTRIAELHSKLFIESNPIPVKWALHEMGLIGPGIRLPLTPLSENARPALCEALRATGIALKS, encoded by the coding sequence ATGTTTCACGGCAGTCTGGTAGCCCTCGTCACGCCCATGGACGAGGAGGGCGGGGTCGACGACGCGGCCCTGGCCAATCTCATCGAGTTCCACGTCTCCAACGGTACCGATGCCATCGTGGCGGTCGGCACGACCGGCGAGTCCGCCACCCTGGATTTCGACGAGCATTGCAGGGTCATCCAGCGGGTGGTTGAACTGGCCGCCGGGCGCATTCCCGTGATTGCCGGTACCGGCTCGAATTCCACCGCCGAGGCCATCGAGCTGACCCGCTGCGCCATGCAGGGCGGCGCAGACGCGGCCCTGCTGGTGACGCCTTATTACAACAAACCGACCCAGGAGGGTCTGTACCGCCACTTCCGCGCTGTGGCGGAGGCCGTGCCCATCCCGCAAATACTCTACAATGTGCCGGGGCGCACCGCCGTCGACATGCGTAACGAGACGGTCGAGCGTCTCGCTGATATCTCCAATGTGGTCGGCATCAAGGATGCCACCGGCGACCTGGAGCGGGGGCGTGACCTGATCGAGCGCGTGCGTGGCCGTATGGATGTGTACAGCGGCGACGATGCTACCGCCATGGAACTGATCCTGGCGGGCGGCAAGGGTGATGTCTCCGTGACCGCAAACGTTGTGCCGGCAGAGATGCACGCCGTGTGCGAAGCGGCATTGCGCGGCGACCGGGCCGAGGCGGAACGTCTGAATACCCGGATTGCCGAACTGCACAGCAAATTGTTTATCGAATCCAACCCGATTCCGGTGAAGTGGGCGTTGCATGAAATGGGCCTGATCGGCCCGGGCATCCGTTTGCCGTTGACGCCGCTGTCCGAGAATGCGCGCCCCGCCTTGTGCGAGGCACTGCGCGCGACCGGCATCGCTCTCAAGTCCTGA
- a CDS encoding ACT domain-containing protein, whose amino-acid sequence MAKTQLVISVLSKDRPGLVQDITAIIGETGCNLEDSRAAVLGGGFAIILLATGNWSAVAKLETALNKLAGEQDLTLSMRRTELTPVSAPMLPYMVDVVSLDHPGIVNQLATFLSQRGINILNLTTHAYSAAHTATPMFAVHMDIEVPAQLHVAALREDFLDLCDDLNLDGVIEPAKA is encoded by the coding sequence ATGGCCAAAACACAGTTGGTGATCTCCGTACTCAGCAAGGACCGCCCGGGGCTGGTCCAGGACATCACCGCCATCATCGGCGAAACGGGATGCAACCTCGAGGACAGCCGCGCCGCCGTCCTGGGCGGTGGCTTTGCGATCATCCTCCTCGCCACCGGCAACTGGAGCGCCGTCGCCAAGCTCGAGACCGCCCTGAACAAACTGGCCGGCGAGCAGGACCTCACACTGTCCATGCGGCGCACGGAACTGACACCGGTTTCCGCCCCCATGCTGCCTTATATGGTGGACGTCGTTTCCCTCGATCACCCGGGCATCGTCAACCAGCTGGCCACTTTTCTCTCCCAGCGGGGCATCAATATCCTGAACCTGACCACCCATGCCTACAGTGCCGCCCATACGGCGACGCCGATGTTCGCGGTGCACATGGATATCGAGGTGCCGGCTCAACTGCACGTCGCCGCCCTGCGTGAAGACTTTCTCGATCTGTGCGACGATCTGAACCTGGATGGCGTCATCGAACCGGCCAAAGCATAA